The Maniola hyperantus chromosome 12, iAphHyp1.2, whole genome shotgun sequence genome has a segment encoding these proteins:
- the RpL24 gene encoding large ribosomal subunit protein eL24, with protein sequence MKIGLCAYSGFKIYPGHGKTMVKVDGKSFTFLNSKCEAAHLMRRNPRKVTWTVLYRRKFKKGQEEEQAKKRTRRTQKFQRAIVGASLSDIMAKRNMKPEVRKAQRDQAIKAAKEQKKSTKAAKKTTAPPTKAKAPPKAKAAKVSQKAAPRVGGKR encoded by the exons ATGAA GATTGGACTTTGTGCCTACAGTGGATTTAAAATATATCCTGGCCATGGAAAAACCATGGTTAAGGTTGATGGCAAG TCATTCACATTCTTAAATTCAAAATGTGAAGCCGCTCATTTGATGAGGAGGAATCCTCGCAAAGTGACATGGACTGTGCTCTACAG ACGCAAGTTCAAGAAGGGTCAAGAAGAAGAACAGGCAAAGAAACGTACCAGAAGGACCCAGAAATTCCAGAGAGCCATAGTTGGCGCTTCCCTCAGTGATATCATGGCCAAGCGTAACATGAAGCCAGAGGTCAGGAAAGCTCAGAGGGATCAAGCTATCAA GGCTGCAAAGGAACAGAAGAAATCAACTAAAGCTGCAAAGAAGACCACAGCACCTCCAACAAAAGCGAAGGCACCACCCAAAGCTAAAGCTGCTAAAGTGAGTCAGAAGGCAGCGCCGCGCGTTGGTGGAAAACGATGA
- the LOC117987275 gene encoding ATP synthase subunit beta, mitochondrial: MFSTVGRASLLVTRTVVNNSLAEKTPLVAGALVNKRDYAAKAAAGKGSGKVVAVIGAVVDVQFDDNLPPILNALEVQNRSPRLVLEVAQHLGENTVRTIAMDGTEGLVRGQPVLDSGSPIRIPVGAETLGRIINVIGEPIDERGPIPTDKTAAIHAEAPEFVDMSVQQEILVTGIKVVDLLAPYAKGGKIGLFGGAGVGKTVLIMELINNVAKAHGGYSVFAGVGERTREGNDLYHEMIESGVISLKDKTSKVALVYGQMNEPPGARARVALTGLTVAEYFRDQEGQDVLLFIDNIFRFTQAGSEVSALLGRIPSAVGYQPTLATDMGTMQERITTTKKGSITSVQAIYVPADDLTDPAPATTFAHLDATTVLSRAIAELGIYPAVDPLDSTSRIMDPNIIGAEHYNVARGVQKILQDYKSLQDIIAILGMDELSEEDKLTVARARKIQRFLSQPFQVAEVFTGHAGKLVPLEETIKGFSKILQGEYDHLPEIAFYMVGPIEEVVAKAETLAKST; encoded by the coding sequence ATGTTTTCTACCGTTGGTAGAGCTAGTTTATTGGTCACGAGAACGGTAGTTAATAACTCCTTGGCTGAGAAGACACCGTTAGTTGCTGGAGCCCTAGTGAACAAACGTGATTATGCAGCTAAAGCCGCAGCAGGAAAGGGATCTGGTAAGGTAGTGGCAGTCATCGGTGCTGTCGTGGATGTTCAATTTGACGATAATCTTCCACCTATCCTAAATGCCCTGGAAGTTCAAAACCGGTCCCCTAGGCTCGTCCTCGAGGTTGCGCAGCACTTGGGTGAAAACACCGTACGTACCATTGCCATGGACGGTACCGAAGGTCTCGTCCGTGGCCAACCGGTTCTCGACTCTGGCTCCCCTATCCGGATTCCCGTCGGCGCTGAAACTCTCGGCCGCATCATCAACGTGATCGGAGAGCCCATCGACGAGCGCGGCCCTATCCCCACAGACAAAACTGCCGCGATCCACGCCGAAGCGCCAGAGTTCGTGGACATGTCTGTGCAGCAAGAGATTCTGGTCACGGGCATCAAGGTCGTCGACCTCCTCGCCCCCTACGCCAAGGGCGGTAAGATCGGTCTGTTCGGTGGCGCTGGCGTCGGCAAGACCGTGCTCATCATGGAGCTCATCAACAACGTCGCCAAGGCTCACGGCGGTTACTCCGTGTTCGCCGGCGTCGGCGAGCGCACGCGCGAGGGCAATGACTTGTACCACGAGATGATCGAGTCCGGCGTCATCTCCCTGAAGGACAAGACCTCCAAGGTGGCTCTGGTGTATGGGCAGATGAATGAGCCGCCCGGCGCGCGCGCCCGCGTCGCGCTCACCGGCTTGACCGTGGCGGAGTACTTCCGCGACCAGGAGGGCCAGGACGTGCTACTGTTCATCGACAACATCTTCCGCTTCACACAGGCAGGCTCGGAGGTGTCTGCCTTGCTGGGGCGCATCCCCTCCGCCGTGGGCTACCAGCCCACACTGGCCACAGACATGGGTACCATGCAGGAGCGCATCACCACCACCAAGAAGGGCTCCATCACTTCCGTGCAGGCCATCTACGTGCCGGCCGACGACTTGACCGACCCTGCGCCCGCCACCACTTTTGCTCACTTGGATGCCACAACGGTGCTGTCCCGAGCCATCGCCGAGCTGGGCATCTACCCTGCGGTAGACCCGCTCGACTCAACCTCGCGTATCATGGACCCCAACATCATCGGCGCCGAGCACTACAACGTGGCCCGCGGCGTGCAGAAGATTCTGCAGGACTACAAGTCCCTGCAGGACATCATTGCCATCCTAGGTATGGATGAGTTGTCAGAGGAGGACAAGCTGACCGTGGCACGCGCGCGCAAGATCCAGAGGTTCCTCTCCCAGCCCTTCCAGGTCGCTGAGGTATTCACTGGCCATGCTGGAAAACTTGTTCCACTGGAGGAAACCATCAAGGGCTTCTCTAAAATCCTGCAGGGTGAATACGATCACTTACCAGAAATTGCATTCTACATGGTTGGACCCATTGAAGAAGTGGTAGCTAAGGCTGAAACTCTAGCCAAGAGTACGTAA